The Streptomyces sp. Alt3 genome has a segment encoding these proteins:
- a CDS encoding carbohydrate ABC transporter permease, which produces MKKTLTSAAALRVTFVTLASLCMLVPMYLLVVNAFKSQREILSNPFTLDLGTATFQHLADAWNNPGFSILKGYGTTLALVLCVNALAMVVCAPAAYVLARTPKLVSRLLLFFFIAGMFIPTQVILVPVIFVLRAVGLMGTMPGLVLFMTATTIPFTLFVFFGYIRVLPRSLDEAAAIDGAGKYYTLWRIIVPLMRPIIATVFILNALSVWNDFASPQMILGPGSDVYTVTTGVYAAVGQYSTDYTKVFPTLLLAVIPILVIIVVMQRHVMSGLAAGAVKG; this is translated from the coding sequence ATGAAGAAGACACTCACCTCGGCCGCCGCCCTGCGCGTCACGTTCGTCACCCTGGCGTCCCTCTGCATGCTCGTGCCGATGTACCTCCTGGTGGTCAACGCCTTCAAGAGCCAGCGGGAGATCCTCAGCAATCCGTTCACCCTGGACCTCGGCACCGCGACGTTCCAGCACCTCGCGGACGCGTGGAACAACCCCGGCTTCAGCATTCTCAAGGGCTACGGCACCACGCTCGCGCTGGTGCTCTGTGTGAACGCGCTGGCCATGGTGGTGTGCGCGCCCGCGGCCTACGTACTGGCCCGCACACCGAAGCTGGTCTCCCGGCTGCTGCTGTTCTTCTTCATCGCGGGGATGTTCATCCCGACCCAGGTGATCCTGGTGCCGGTCATCTTCGTGCTCCGCGCCGTGGGACTGATGGGCACGATGCCCGGCCTCGTCCTCTTCATGACAGCCACCACCATCCCGTTCACGCTGTTCGTCTTCTTCGGCTACATCCGCGTGCTGCCACGGTCGCTGGACGAGGCCGCGGCCATCGACGGGGCCGGCAAGTACTACACGCTGTGGCGGATCATCGTGCCGCTGATGCGGCCGATCATCGCCACCGTGTTCATCCTGAACGCCCTGAGCGTGTGGAACGACTTCGCCAGTCCGCAGATGATCCTCGGCCCCGGCAGTGACGTCTACACCGTCACCACCGGTGTGTACGCCGCCGTCGGCCAGTACTCGACGGACTACACCAAGGTGTTCCCGACCCTGCTGCTCGCCGTGATCCCCATTCTGGTGATCATCGTCGTGATGCAACGTCACGTCATGAGCGGTCTCGCGGCAGGAGCCGTGAAGGGCTGA
- a CDS encoding L-rhamnose mutarotase has product MPAPRTPRRVASVIRLHPEQEEKYRELHRSVPQPVLDTLSRAHVTSYSIFLRDHTLFAYYEYTGDDYDADMAAIAADPETQRWWTLTDPCQQPLDSAEPGERWVDAEEVFHLD; this is encoded by the coding sequence ATGCCCGCCCCCCGTACCCCGCGCCGTGTCGCGTCCGTGATCCGTCTGCATCCGGAACAGGAGGAGAAGTACCGGGAGTTGCACCGGTCGGTTCCGCAGCCGGTTCTGGACACCCTGTCCCGCGCCCACGTCACCTCGTACTCCATCTTCCTGCGCGACCACACGTTGTTCGCCTACTACGAGTACACCGGCGACGACTACGACGCCGACATGGCCGCCATCGCCGCCGACCCGGAGACCCAGCGGTGGTGGACCCTCACCGATCCCTGCCAGCAGCCGCTCGACTCGGCGGAGCCCGGGGAGCGCTGGGTGGACGCGGAGGAGGTCTTCCATCTGGACTGA
- a CDS encoding FadR/GntR family transcriptional regulator, which yields MSNPSADAVAVSPRQRRRPPLAAAVVQSLATAIVLGEYPPGTALPSAGVLCEQYEVSRTVIREATMALSEKGLVATRQGWGTVVLDQEQWSLLDPLILDALFQRKDRLVFLDNLTEIRTTLECAMSARAARLMDDTQAAALSAKLDELAALRGDPEAYSRADIEFHEIIHRASRDAFGRAIVSSIQGKAVRHPQYSGDPTREHIELTHEAHARIAAALLAQDADEAAEAMRDHITSSWERRRPLDTSGE from the coding sequence ATGAGTAACCCATCCGCGGACGCCGTTGCCGTGTCCCCCCGTCAACGTCGTCGGCCGCCCCTCGCCGCCGCCGTCGTGCAGAGCCTGGCGACGGCCATCGTGCTCGGCGAGTACCCGCCCGGAACGGCGCTTCCCTCGGCAGGTGTCCTGTGTGAACAGTACGAGGTGAGCCGCACCGTCATCCGCGAGGCGACCATGGCCCTCTCCGAGAAGGGTCTCGTCGCGACGCGCCAGGGATGGGGCACGGTCGTGCTCGACCAGGAACAGTGGAGTCTGCTCGACCCCCTGATCCTCGACGCGCTCTTCCAGCGGAAGGACCGGCTGGTCTTCCTCGACAACCTGACCGAGATCCGCACGACCCTCGAGTGCGCCATGTCCGCACGCGCCGCCCGCCTCATGGACGACACGCAGGCGGCGGCGCTCTCGGCCAAGCTCGATGAACTCGCGGCTCTGCGAGGCGACCCGGAGGCCTACTCCCGCGCCGACATCGAGTTCCACGAGATCATCCACCGCGCGTCACGTGACGCGTTCGGGCGGGCCATCGTGTCGAGCATCCAGGGCAAGGCCGTGCGCCACCCCCAGTACAGCGGCGATCCCACGCGTGAACACATCGAGCTGACGCACGAGGCGCACGCACGGATCGCTGCCGCTCTGCTCGCCCAGGACGCCGACGAGGCGGCCGAGGCGATGCGGGACCACATCACGTCCTCCTGGGAGCGCCGGCGACCGCTCGACACGTCCGGCGAGTGA
- a CDS encoding ThuA domain-containing protein, with amino-acid sequence MSQRNALVVRGGWEGHDPVGCTRMFIPRLERAGFDVSVAEDLSVYEDADLLAATDLVVHSWSGGELTPLQESTLVSAVEAGTGFAGWHGGVIGTNVAAARYLRMVGGRFLWHPDGFQDFTVRITALPERDGEITQGIEDFDVLTEHYWVLTDTLNTVLATSVLSPDGGQWDVPVEFPVVWTRRWGAGRVFVCTLGHRVADLEVPQTAKMVERGLVWAAR; translated from the coding sequence GTGAGTCAGCGCAACGCCCTGGTGGTACGCGGCGGCTGGGAGGGGCACGACCCGGTCGGCTGCACCCGGATGTTCATTCCCCGGCTCGAACGCGCGGGGTTCGACGTATCCGTGGCCGAGGACCTCTCGGTGTACGAGGACGCGGACCTGCTCGCCGCCACCGACCTCGTCGTCCACTCCTGGTCCGGGGGCGAACTGACGCCCCTTCAGGAAAGCACGCTCGTCTCGGCCGTGGAGGCGGGAACGGGTTTCGCCGGCTGGCACGGCGGCGTCATCGGAACGAATGTCGCCGCCGCTCGCTATCTGCGCATGGTGGGGGGACGGTTCCTGTGGCACCCGGACGGGTTCCAGGACTTCACCGTCCGCATCACGGCCCTGCCGGAGCGGGACGGCGAGATCACCCAGGGCATCGAGGACTTCGACGTCCTCACGGAGCACTACTGGGTGCTGACGGACACTCTGAACACGGTGCTGGCCACCTCGGTCCTCTCCCCCGACGGCGGCCAGTGGGACGTGCCGGTCGAGTTCCCCGTCGTGTGGACGCGCCGCTGGGGAGCCGGCCGGGTCTTCGTCTGCACCCTCGGCCACCGCGTCGCGGACCTGGAGGTGCCGCAGACCGCGAAGATGGTCGAACGGGGCCTGGTCTGGGCAGCACGCTGA
- a CDS encoding LacI family DNA-binding transcriptional regulator encodes MTQPPRRPRKRSATRSVTLSDVAAAAGVSAQTVSRVVRDPRSVSDGTRANVEAAIAATGYVPNLAASNLASNRSRTVGVLVPQINASVFADTVHAFSTALAAHGYQIFVGTTDYRQEHEEDVLRSFLGRRPDGLLMVGTDHTPGTRALLAAAGVPVVETWGWSDDPVDLLVGFSNAAAAAAMVGHLVERGRRRITFAGRHTSGDPRAAERLDGYATAVRELLGTAPRTVDAGPEPVTMDTGVTLLDLVLERHPDSDAVMFSSDVFAAGALQACVRRGIDVPGTLALAGFGDFELARHLVPSLTTVAVPGTLIGELGAELLLERMRGTPVGVPHRDVGYRVVARASS; translated from the coding sequence GTGACCCAGCCACCCCGCCGCCCACGCAAGCGTTCCGCCACCCGTTCGGTGACCCTGTCGGACGTGGCGGCGGCTGCCGGGGTGTCCGCCCAGACGGTCTCCCGGGTCGTGCGCGACCCGCGGTCGGTGTCCGACGGGACCCGGGCCAACGTCGAAGCGGCCATCGCGGCGACCGGCTACGTGCCCAACCTCGCCGCCAGCAACCTGGCGTCGAACCGCAGCCGCACGGTCGGTGTCCTGGTCCCGCAGATCAACGCGTCGGTCTTCGCGGACACCGTTCACGCCTTCTCGACCGCCCTGGCGGCCCACGGCTACCAGATCTTCGTCGGCACGACCGACTACCGGCAGGAGCACGAGGAGGACGTGCTGCGCAGTTTCCTCGGACGGCGGCCGGACGGACTGCTCATGGTGGGAACCGACCACACCCCCGGGACCCGTGCCCTGCTGGCGGCCGCGGGCGTGCCCGTCGTGGAGACCTGGGGCTGGTCGGACGATCCGGTGGACCTCCTGGTCGGCTTCTCCAACGCGGCGGCGGCCGCCGCGATGGTCGGGCACCTCGTCGAACGGGGCCGGCGCAGGATCACCTTCGCCGGGCGGCACACCTCCGGCGACCCCCGGGCCGCCGAGCGGCTCGACGGCTACGCGACCGCTGTCCGTGAGCTGCTGGGGACTGCTCCGCGCACGGTGGACGCGGGGCCCGAGCCGGTCACCATGGACACCGGCGTCACGCTCCTGGACCTCGTGCTGGAACGGCATCCGGACTCCGACGCCGTGATGTTCTCCAGCGACGTCTTCGCCGCCGGCGCCCTGCAGGCGTGTGTGCGCAGGGGGATCGACGTCCCCGGCACGCTGGCCCTGGCAGGGTTCGGCGACTTCGAGCTGGCCCGGCACCTCGTCCCGTCCCTCACCACGGTGGCGGTGCCCGGCACCCTCATCGGCGAGCTGGGGGCCGAGTTGCTGCTGGAGAGGATGCGCGGCACCCCGGTCGGCGTTCCGCACCGCGACGTGGGCTACCGGGTCGTCGCCCGCGCAAGCTCCTGA
- a CDS encoding fumarylacetoacetate hydrolase family protein: protein MTQWPDAATALPDDGTEGVLVGRVWQPGTGPCVVAVRESGVHDVTGTFPTVRDLCETPDPAAQLRTADGECLAGLDELLANTPPGTRDPARPWLLAPVDLQAVKAAGVTFVVSMLERVIEERLRGEASGAAEVRERIRGLVGDDPASLRPGSAEAGALKELLVARGMWSQYLEVGIGPDAEIFTKAPVLAAVGTATDAGVLRTSRWNNPEPEMVMVVSSAGKVVGATLGNDINLRDVEGRSALLLSKAKDNNASAVLGPFVRLFDETFGMDDVRNAAVTLTVEGEEGYRLDAVSSMSAISRDPLDLVGQLIGPHHQYPDGAVLYLGTMFAPVEDRDTPGQGFTHHDGDLVTIATPRLGSLVSRIRPSDACEPWNFGISDLMRSLAARGAL from the coding sequence ATGACCCAGTGGCCCGACGCCGCCACCGCCCTGCCCGACGACGGCACCGAAGGGGTCCTGGTCGGCCGGGTCTGGCAGCCCGGCACCGGTCCCTGCGTCGTCGCCGTCCGCGAGAGCGGTGTGCACGACGTGACGGGGACCTTCCCGACCGTCCGCGACCTCTGCGAAACACCCGACCCGGCGGCGCAGTTGCGCACGGCCGACGGCGAGTGCCTCGCCGGACTCGACGAACTGCTGGCCAACACACCCCCCGGGACACGTGATCCCGCGCGTCCCTGGCTGCTCGCCCCCGTGGACCTTCAGGCGGTCAAGGCCGCCGGAGTGACCTTCGTGGTGTCCATGCTGGAGCGGGTGATCGAGGAACGTCTGCGGGGCGAGGCCTCCGGCGCCGCCGAGGTGCGCGAACGGATACGCGGACTTGTCGGGGACGATCCGGCATCCCTGCGTCCCGGCTCCGCGGAGGCCGGCGCGCTGAAGGAACTCCTGGTCGCCCGGGGGATGTGGAGTCAGTACCTGGAGGTGGGCATCGGGCCCGACGCCGAGATCTTCACCAAGGCCCCCGTGCTGGCGGCCGTCGGCACCGCGACCGATGCCGGGGTCCTTCGCACCTCGCGGTGGAACAACCCCGAACCGGAGATGGTGATGGTCGTCTCCTCCGCAGGGAAGGTCGTGGGCGCGACTCTCGGGAATGACATCAACCTCCGTGATGTGGAGGGCCGTTCGGCACTCCTGTTGTCGAAGGCGAAGGACAACAACGCCTCTGCCGTCCTGGGGCCGTTCGTGCGGCTCTTCGACGAGACCTTCGGGATGGACGACGTGCGGAACGCGGCCGTGACCCTGACCGTCGAGGGAGAGGAAGGCTACCGACTCGACGCGGTGTCCTCCATGTCCGCCATCAGCCGGGATCCACTGGACCTGGTCGGTCAGCTGATCGGTCCGCACCACCAGTACCCCGACGGTGCGGTGCTCTACCTGGGCACGATGTTCGCCCCCGTCGAGGACCGTGACACTCCGGGCCAGGGCTTCACCCATCACGACGGAGACCTGGTCACCATCGCCACGCCCCGGCTCGGTTCACTCGTCAGCCGGATCAGGCCGAGCGATGCCTGCGAGCCGTGGAACTTCGGGATCTCCGATCTGATGCGCTCCCTGGCCGCACGGGGAGCGCTGTGA
- a CDS encoding enoyl-CoA hydratase/isomerase family protein, with the protein MTDTTSTPPDLGTGHVLLDVADRVATLTLNRPEKLNAVTPEMSRALVRAVQWCDTTDDVRAVILTGAGGRAFSAGSDIRELDGYRTPWEFRNRVDYCDAIREARTPTIAAVGGYALGGGLETALSCDIRIASRTASFGAPEITLGWIGGGGMAAFLSRAAGPSNAALMLLTGDRIDAARALEWHLVSEVVGPGELLGRARVLATVIASRAPVAAETAKINLRAAGNLPEDQALAYERDLQTICFATEDAAEGRRAFAEKRPPVFRKA; encoded by the coding sequence ATGACCGACACCACCAGCACCCCGCCCGACCTCGGCACCGGACACGTCCTGCTCGACGTCGCCGACCGTGTGGCCACCCTCACGCTGAACCGGCCCGAGAAGCTGAACGCCGTGACCCCCGAGATGTCCCGCGCTCTGGTCCGGGCCGTTCAATGGTGCGACACCACGGACGACGTCCGCGCGGTGATCCTGACCGGAGCGGGCGGGCGCGCCTTCAGCGCCGGATCGGACATCCGCGAACTCGACGGATACCGCACACCGTGGGAGTTCCGTAACCGCGTCGACTACTGCGACGCCATCCGCGAGGCCCGGACGCCCACGATCGCGGCCGTCGGCGGCTACGCGCTGGGCGGCGGGCTGGAGACCGCCCTGTCCTGCGACATCCGGATCGCCTCACGGACGGCGTCCTTCGGGGCACCGGAGATCACACTCGGCTGGATCGGGGGCGGCGGCATGGCGGCCTTCCTCAGCCGGGCGGCCGGCCCGAGCAACGCGGCACTCATGCTGCTCACCGGCGACCGCATCGACGCCGCGCGGGCGCTGGAGTGGCACCTGGTCAGCGAGGTGGTCGGCCCCGGCGAACTGCTCGGCCGTGCCCGGGTCCTGGCGACGGTCATCGCCTCCCGGGCCCCCGTGGCGGCGGAGACCGCCAAGATCAACCTGCGGGCGGCCGGGAATCTGCCCGAGGACCAGGCTCTCGCCTACGAACGGGACCTGCAGACCATCTGCTTCGCCACCGAGGACGCCGCCGAAGGCCGCCGCGCGTTCGCCGAGAAGCGCCCGCCCGTCTTCCGTAAAGCCTGA
- a CDS encoding extracellular solute-binding protein, with amino-acid sequence MTYAGLTWDHPRGHDALAAAAGDLVHWSVQPLEGFESHPVDDLCARYDLVVLDHPHLGEALASGCLRPLDDLFGREELDGWRAGSIGPTMRSYAMDGSQWALPLDAATQVSATRTDLAGEPPTTWEEVLGLAGRAPVALSLAGPHAFLTFASVAVALGEEPAADPGELISDTTGRAALDIMAGIDARAPARTRTLNPIGLLELMAGTDRLVHCPLVYGYVTYADRLTFTDAPAARPGGRPGSTLGGTGLAVSSRCTPTSELLDHIRWLMSPSAQCGFLPRHSGQPSARAAWTDPAIVAADFYRRTTATCEQAWVRPRHAGYIGFQSAASAVVRDALTGETGHRAAVGRLRALYRASRTTKEAGRA; translated from the coding sequence GTGACCTACGCCGGACTGACCTGGGACCACCCGCGCGGCCACGACGCCCTTGCCGCGGCGGCCGGCGACCTCGTGCACTGGTCCGTCCAGCCGCTGGAGGGTTTCGAGTCCCATCCCGTCGACGACCTCTGCGCCCGCTACGACCTCGTGGTGCTGGACCATCCGCACCTCGGCGAGGCACTCGCCTCGGGCTGCCTCCGCCCGCTGGACGATCTCTTCGGCAGGGAGGAACTGGACGGCTGGCGCGCCGGCTCGATCGGACCCACCATGCGCTCGTACGCGATGGACGGCAGTCAGTGGGCCCTGCCCCTGGACGCGGCCACCCAGGTCTCCGCGACCCGCACCGATCTTGCCGGTGAGCCGCCCACCACCTGGGAGGAGGTGCTCGGCCTCGCGGGCCGCGCGCCGGTGGCCCTGTCGCTCGCCGGACCGCACGCCTTCCTCACCTTCGCCTCCGTCGCGGTCGCACTCGGCGAGGAACCGGCCGCCGACCCCGGTGAACTGATCAGCGACACGACGGGACGCGCCGCCCTGGACATCATGGCCGGGATCGACGCCCGCGCACCCGCCCGTACCCGCACGCTCAACCCGATCGGGCTGCTCGAACTGATGGCAGGCACCGACCGCCTGGTGCACTGCCCGCTGGTGTACGGCTACGTCACCTACGCGGACCGGCTGACGTTCACCGACGCCCCGGCCGCCCGACCGGGGGGACGGCCGGGCTCCACCCTCGGCGGCACCGGACTCGCCGTCAGTTCCCGCTGCACCCCCACCTCCGAACTCCTCGACCACATCCGCTGGCTGATGTCGCCCTCCGCCCAGTGCGGATTCCTGCCCCGGCACAGCGGGCAGCCGAGCGCACGCGCCGCCTGGACCGACCCGGCGATCGTCGCAGCGGACTTCTACCGCCGGACCACCGCCACCTGTGAACAGGCGTGGGTCCGCCCCCGCCATGCCGGCTACATCGGCTTCCAGAGCGCCGCCTCCGCCGTTGTCCGGGACGCCCTGACCGGCGAGACCGGCCACCGGGCGGCGGTCGGCCGCCTGCGGGCGCTCTACCGCGCGAGCCGTACCACGAAGGAAGCAGGACGAGCATGA
- a CDS encoding CaiB/BaiF CoA transferase family protein has translation MTTPDKPGILTGYRVLDCSIAMAGPFAAQRLGDLGADVVKIEPVTGEWQRHAAAGGAGGNRINVSFLSLNRNKRSLAVDLKDPDGKEVLRRLVADADVFLQNYRPGVADRLGVDYSSLAEINPSLVYVSISGYGEDGPYAQRPGQDLLLQAMSGAMLSAGRAGEAPQAAGQYLVDAVTASTAFEGVLAALLHRERTGEGQLVTVNMLDAVTTLQMQELSVHTVGGLAQNRSGEPHAHVYIRAPYGAFETADGYVVLAFPPLKTLGELLGEDTFLAMEDEEHGWTHRDEIFSRTASRLLTRTSRHWLDVFGAAGVWAGPVYGYADLVDDPQIRHNGTFVTYDHPTEGRVKVPGFPYRFSATPPRIDRGAPLTGQHSREILAEAGLGQEEIEALLASGTVAETR, from the coding sequence ATGACGACGCCTGACAAGCCCGGGATACTCACCGGGTACCGGGTCCTCGACTGCTCCATCGCCATGGCCGGCCCGTTCGCGGCCCAGCGGCTCGGCGACCTCGGGGCCGACGTGGTCAAGATCGAGCCGGTCACCGGGGAGTGGCAGCGTCACGCAGCCGCGGGAGGTGCGGGCGGGAACCGGATCAACGTGTCCTTCCTCTCGCTGAACCGCAACAAGCGATCCCTCGCCGTCGACCTCAAGGACCCGGACGGCAAGGAGGTGCTCCGCCGGCTCGTGGCCGACGCCGACGTCTTCCTGCAGAACTACCGTCCCGGCGTCGCCGACCGCCTCGGCGTCGACTACTCCTCGCTGGCGGAGATCAACCCGTCGCTCGTGTACGTCTCCATCTCCGGCTACGGCGAGGACGGTCCCTACGCCCAGCGCCCCGGTCAGGACCTGCTGCTCCAGGCGATGTCCGGTGCCATGCTCTCCGCGGGCCGCGCCGGCGAGGCACCGCAGGCCGCCGGCCAGTACCTCGTGGACGCCGTCACCGCGTCCACCGCCTTCGAGGGGGTGCTCGCCGCGCTGCTGCACCGCGAACGCACCGGCGAGGGACAGCTCGTGACGGTGAACATGCTGGACGCCGTCACCACACTCCAGATGCAGGAACTGTCGGTGCACACCGTGGGGGGCCTGGCGCAGAACCGCTCCGGCGAACCGCACGCGCACGTCTACATCCGCGCACCCTACGGTGCGTTCGAGACCGCCGACGGCTACGTGGTCCTCGCCTTCCCGCCGCTGAAGACACTCGGCGAACTCCTCGGCGAGGACACCTTCCTGGCCATGGAGGACGAGGAGCACGGCTGGACCCACCGCGACGAGATCTTCTCGCGCACCGCGTCCCGGCTCCTTACCCGTACATCGCGCCACTGGCTCGACGTCTTCGGGGCCGCGGGCGTCTGGGCCGGACCGGTCTACGGCTACGCCGACCTGGTCGACGACCCGCAGATCCGCCACAACGGCACGTTCGTCACCTACGACCACCCCACCGAGGGCCGTGTGAAGGTGCCCGGGTTCCCGTACCGGTTTTCCGCCACGCCGCCCCGGATCGACCGGGGCGCCCCGCTCACCGGCCAGCACTCGCGCGAGATCCTGGCCGAAGCCGGCCTCGGCCAGGAGGAGATCGAGGCGCTGCTCGCCTCCGGCACCGTCGCGGAGACCCGGTGA
- a CDS encoding SDR family NAD(P)-dependent oxidoreductase: MSQPQAALVTGAGGALGRAIASRLAADGHDVAVLDRDSASLEQTVEEVRKSGARVLPLTTDLRDAQAVEAAVERSASELGTLRVLVNNAAMYPSRPFLDVPLAEYEDVVAVNQRAYWVAAQAAARRMTGTGGGAIVNVASITMHGGWDSLAAYVSTKGAAVALTRALARELGPAEIRVNCVSPGAFPTAAEQIHDDPEAYTRHVLDHQALKRRGRAEELASAVSFLAGPDSSFVTGQCLEVNGGWVMA; this comes from the coding sequence ATGAGTCAACCGCAAGCAGCACTCGTGACCGGCGCCGGCGGCGCCCTGGGACGCGCCATAGCCTCCCGTCTGGCCGCCGACGGGCACGATGTGGCCGTGCTCGACCGCGACTCCGCATCGCTGGAGCAGACGGTCGAGGAGGTGCGGAAGTCAGGTGCCCGCGTCCTGCCTCTGACCACCGACCTGCGCGACGCACAGGCGGTCGAGGCGGCCGTCGAACGGTCCGCGAGCGAGCTGGGCACTCTGCGCGTCCTGGTCAACAACGCCGCCATGTACCCGAGCCGGCCCTTCCTCGATGTGCCGCTGGCGGAGTACGAGGACGTGGTCGCGGTGAACCAGCGCGCCTACTGGGTAGCCGCTCAGGCGGCCGCGCGCCGCATGACCGGCACGGGCGGCGGGGCGATCGTGAACGTCGCCTCGATCACCATGCACGGGGGCTGGGACTCGCTCGCCGCCTACGTCTCCACGAAGGGCGCGGCCGTCGCCCTCACCCGCGCACTCGCCCGCGAGCTCGGGCCCGCGGAGATCCGCGTCAACTGCGTCTCCCCCGGCGCGTTCCCCACGGCGGCCGAGCAGATCCACGACGATCCCGAGGCCTATACGCGGCATGTCCTCGACCATCAGGCTCTCAAGCGGCGCGGCCGCGCCGAGGAACTGGCCTCGGCCGTCTCCTTCCTCGCCGGACCGGACTCCTCCTTCGTCACCGGCCAGTGCCTGGAGGTCAACGGAGGGTGGGTGATGGCGTGA